One genomic region from uncultured Cohaesibacter sp. encodes:
- a CDS encoding CinA family protein, with amino-acid sequence MYVTTETIELANQVLEIARDHNYKLATAESCTSGMISATLTEIPGASTSFDRGFATYSNEAKSEVLGVPSEMIKEFGAVSEEVARAMADGALEHSRADFAVSVTGIAGPGGGTEEKPVGLVHFAVSSKLYSQCHNRKVFAAMDRENVRAATVEHAMIMLIEAMTQKQFVSTE; translated from the coding sequence ATGTATGTGACGACTGAAACGATTGAATTAGCCAATCAGGTTTTGGAAATCGCCAGAGATCATAATTATAAGCTGGCAACGGCTGAATCCTGCACTTCGGGCATGATCAGTGCAACCCTCACAGAAATCCCTGGTGCATCCACCTCCTTTGATCGGGGCTTCGCTACCTATTCCAACGAAGCGAAATCAGAAGTCCTTGGCGTCCCCTCTGAAATGATCAAAGAATTTGGTGCCGTGAGCGAAGAGGTCGCGCGAGCCATGGCAGATGGAGCATTGGAGCATTCCCGAGCCGATTTTGCCGTGTCTGTCACCGGCATAGCAGGCCCTGGAGGCGGCACTGAAGAGAAGCCCGTCGGCCTTGTGCATTTTGCCGTATCCTCCAAGCTTTATTCTCAATGCCACAACAGGAAGGTCTTTGCGGCGATGGATCGGGAGAATGTACGCGCCGCTACCGTTGAACACGCCATGATTATGCTGATCGAAGCAATGACCCAAAAACAATTCGTTTCAACTGAATAG